In Halobaculum limi, one DNA window encodes the following:
- a CDS encoding bacteriophage holin, producing the protein MENQSKLDPRAFGLACGLLWAGAVVVLGVLARFGWGDRWERLLADVYRGYGESTTGLTIGAAWAFLDGFSGGYAFAWLYDALLPSTETDTESLTEGDPTVESSVSPAE; encoded by the coding sequence ATGGAGAATCAGTCCAAACTGGACCCGCGGGCGTTCGGCCTCGCCTGCGGCCTGCTCTGGGCGGGTGCGGTCGTGGTGCTCGGCGTCCTCGCTCGCTTCGGATGGGGCGACCGCTGGGAGCGACTGCTCGCCGATGTGTATCGCGGCTACGGCGAGTCGACGACGGGACTCACGATCGGCGCGGCCTGGGCGTTTCTCGACGGCTTCTCGGGTGGCTACGCATTCGCGTGGCTCTACGACGCCCTCCTCCCGAGTACCGAGACGGACACCGAATCACTGACCGAAGGCGACCCGACAGTCGAATCGAGCGTCTCACCGGCGGAGTGA
- a CDS encoding radical SAM protein, protein MTAPDPSDLAVTIVDGYVDEPAHFGVPPYVSTYPRFTAGALVDAGVPESNVTYHTIDELRDDRRKWADVADADLMIYVGGMTVPGKYVGGTPAEPDEVRELAWTADGVTLLGGPVRFGVGEENAGAQEMERDDLDYDFVAMGDVEAAAFDIVESGLEGFGNRIRDYDEVARWSSLGAFVVEQHPNHPDYLIAELETSRGCAYRCSFCTEPLYGDPDFRTAPDVVSEVDALSDHGVRHFRLGRQADILAFGGDGEAPNPDALRQLYGGIREVAPRLQTLHLDNMNPVTITDYPEASREAIEVIARHNTPGDTAAFGLESADPEVRDKNNLLVSAEECLEAVRVVNEAGGWRPGESPADAPSFGASAPRRLPKLLPGINLVHGLEGETSDTFDHNKQFLDSVMDEGLMLRRVNVRQVMAFEGTEMAETGARLAREHKKEFQQYKREVRETVDRPMLERVMPTGTVLPDVYLEYHEDGTTFGRQLGTYPILVGIPGERELGRAIDVAVVDWGYRSVTGVPYPLDLNGASMSELTAIPGIGKGTAGDLVVNRPYANAAEAAAVAGDDAQLGRFADAGVPGVDADADYPGAPAPRSAD, encoded by the coding sequence ATGACCGCGCCGGACCCGAGCGACCTCGCTGTCACTATCGTCGACGGCTACGTGGACGAACCGGCGCACTTCGGCGTTCCGCCGTACGTCTCGACGTACCCTCGCTTCACCGCGGGCGCACTCGTCGACGCTGGCGTCCCCGAGTCGAACGTCACCTACCACACTATCGACGAACTCCGCGACGACCGGCGCAAGTGGGCCGACGTCGCCGACGCCGATCTTATGATCTACGTCGGCGGGATGACCGTCCCCGGGAAGTACGTCGGCGGCACGCCTGCGGAACCCGACGAGGTGCGCGAACTTGCGTGGACCGCCGACGGCGTCACCCTCCTCGGCGGCCCGGTCCGCTTCGGCGTCGGCGAGGAGAACGCCGGCGCACAGGAGATGGAACGCGACGACCTCGACTACGACTTCGTCGCGATGGGCGACGTGGAGGCCGCGGCGTTCGACATCGTCGAGAGCGGTCTGGAGGGATTCGGCAACCGCATCCGCGACTACGACGAGGTGGCACGCTGGTCGAGTCTGGGCGCGTTCGTCGTCGAACAGCACCCGAACCACCCCGACTACCTCATCGCCGAACTGGAGACCTCTCGGGGCTGTGCGTACCGCTGTTCGTTCTGCACGGAACCGCTGTATGGCGACCCGGACTTCCGTACCGCGCCGGACGTCGTCTCGGAGGTGGACGCCCTCTCAGATCACGGTGTGCGCCACTTCCGCCTCGGCCGACAGGCCGACATCCTCGCGTTCGGCGGCGACGGCGAGGCGCCGAATCCCGACGCCCTCCGACAACTCTACGGTGGCATCCGCGAGGTGGCTCCCCGCCTGCAGACGCTCCACCTCGACAACATGAACCCCGTGACTATCACGGACTACCCCGAGGCGTCGCGGGAGGCCATCGAAGTCATCGCGCGGCACAACACGCCGGGCGACACCGCCGCGTTCGGCCTCGAATCCGCCGACCCCGAAGTCAGGGACAAGAACAACCTCCTCGTCAGCGCCGAGGAGTGTCTGGAGGCCGTTCGCGTCGTCAACGAGGCCGGCGGGTGGCGCCCCGGCGAGTCGCCCGCAGACGCTCCGAGTTTCGGTGCGTCGGCGCCGCGCCGCCTGCCGAAACTCCTGCCAGGCATCAACCTCGTCCACGGCCTCGAGGGAGAGACCAGCGACACGTTCGACCACAACAAACAGTTCCTCGACTCGGTGATGGACGAGGGCCTGATGCTCCGGCGGGTGAACGTCCGGCAGGTAATGGCGTTCGAGGGGACGGAGATGGCAGAGACGGGTGCGCGACTGGCCCGCGAGCACAAGAAGGAGTTCCAGCAGTACAAACGCGAGGTGCGCGAGACGGTCGACCGCCCGATGCTCGAACGGGTGATGCCGACGGGGACAGTCCTCCCCGACGTGTACCTGGAGTACCACGAGGACGGCACCACGTTCGGGCGTCAACTCGGCACCTACCCCATCCTCGTCGGGATTCCCGGCGAACGCGAACTCGGCCGCGCAATCGACGTGGCCGTGGTCGACTGGGGCTACCGTTCGGTGACGGGCGTGCCGTACCCGCTAGACCTCAACGGCGCGTCGATGAGCGAATTGACCGCGATTCCCGGCATCGGTAAGGGGACTGCGGGTGACCTGGTCGTGAATCGCCCCTACGCGAACGCGGCGGAGGCCGCCGCCGTCGCCGGCGATGACGCCCAGTTGGGGCGGTTCGCCGACGCCGGGGTTCCGGGTGTTGACGCCGACGCCGACTACCCCGGCGCACCCGCCCCGCGGAGCGCCGACTGA
- a CDS encoding MBL fold metallo-hydrolase, with protein MTTHVDRFAVPVETRAPTGTTNAYVVGTDDTLLVDPAARTNTLDTVVREKVADHVAVTHTHPDHVGAVADYAAETGATVWARQGYEDRFAEATGVDPDRTFVPGDRVGPARVVDLPGHAPDGVGFETAGGVVCGDVAVAEGSVVVAAPEGDMRAYLTALRRLHARDLAALFPGHGPRIDDPQATCARLVDHRLARERTVYDAVDDGARNIDEVLERAYEKDLTGVRDLARATVVAHVEKLAYEGRVRWDSVGERVEPI; from the coding sequence GTGACGACGCACGTCGACCGCTTCGCCGTCCCCGTCGAGACGCGCGCGCCGACGGGAACGACGAACGCCTACGTCGTCGGCACGGACGACACACTCCTCGTCGACCCCGCGGCACGAACGAACACCCTCGACACCGTCGTCCGCGAGAAGGTGGCCGACCACGTCGCCGTCACGCACACCCACCCCGACCACGTCGGCGCGGTGGCCGACTACGCCGCAGAGACCGGCGCGACCGTGTGGGCCAGGCAAGGGTACGAGGACCGCTTCGCCGAGGCGACAGGCGTCGACCCCGACCGGACGTTCGTCCCCGGCGACCGGGTCGGCCCCGCACGGGTCGTCGACCTACCCGGTCACGCCCCGGACGGCGTAGGCTTCGAGACGGCGGGAGGCGTCGTCTGCGGCGACGTGGCCGTCGCCGAAGGCAGCGTCGTCGTCGCCGCGCCCGAGGGCGATATGCGGGCGTACCTCACCGCACTGCGCCGCTTGCACGCCCGTGACCTCGCGGCGCTGTTTCCCGGCCACGGACCGCGAATCGACGACCCGCAGGCAACGTGTGCGCGACTCGTCGACCACCGACTCGCGCGCGAGCGAACGGTGTACGACGCCGTCGACGACGGCGCACGCAACATCGACGAGGTGCTGGAACGAGCGTACGAGAAGGACCTGACTGGCGTGCGCGATTTGGCACGGGCGACCGTCGTCGCACACGTCGAGAAACTGGCGTACGAGGGTCGTGTGCGGTGGGACTCGGTGGGTGAGCGAGTCGAACCGATCTGA
- a CDS encoding DUF7511 domain-containing protein, which translates to MSAQPDRSTEDVYTADPRFAAPLGLTAAVVRHEGEPDRCTVYPTDAGEAALTTTWLSVDADILVSLEDAR; encoded by the coding sequence ATGTCGGCACAACCCGACCGGTCCACTGAGGACGTGTACACGGCCGACCCGCGATTCGCGGCCCCGCTTGGCCTCACGGCCGCGGTCGTTCGCCACGAGGGGGAACCCGACCGCTGTACGGTGTACCCCACCGACGCCGGAGAGGCGGCGCTGACGACGACGTGGCTCTCCGTCGACGCCGACATCCTGGTATCGCTCGAAGACGCGCGATAA
- a CDS encoding YkgJ family cysteine cluster protein, which translates to MESLESELERARSLDVASLADAIETIGFECTRCGACCKSEADDPHTATVFPDEVRRLQDADGDSDSDADDDAGGGRDWRDVARPMPYGLSEGADGPEGETFEWALQTDACGDCVFYEEDDDGLGSCSVHGDRPLICETYPFSVALGGTSQPMGEAVDGEGLVRAHECEGLGREIDRADAESLAAALKTRAVRELEEAIGVRDAYEPRETGAGDVVVHDSEGAKRLDGTPVESEERT; encoded by the coding sequence GTGGAGTCGCTCGAATCGGAACTAGAGCGGGCGCGGTCGCTCGACGTGGCGTCGTTAGCCGACGCCATCGAGACAATCGGCTTCGAGTGTACTCGCTGTGGGGCGTGTTGCAAGAGCGAAGCCGACGACCCGCACACCGCCACGGTGTTCCCCGACGAGGTGCGTCGGTTGCAGGACGCCGACGGCGACTCCGATAGCGACGCTGACGACGACGCAGGCGGGGGGCGTGACTGGCGCGACGTCGCCCGCCCGATGCCGTACGGCCTGAGCGAGGGCGCAGACGGCCCCGAAGGCGAGACGTTCGAGTGGGCGTTGCAGACGGACGCCTGCGGCGACTGCGTCTTCTACGAGGAGGACGACGACGGCCTCGGATCCTGCTCGGTTCACGGCGACCGGCCACTCATCTGCGAGACGTACCCCTTCTCCGTCGCACTCGGCGGGACGAGTCAGCCGATGGGTGAGGCCGTCGACGGCGAGGGACTGGTTCGGGCACACGAGTGTGAGGGTCTCGGGCGCGAGATCGACCGCGCGGACGCGGAGTCGTTGGCGGCGGCGCTGAAGACGCGTGCCGTCCGCGAACTGGAGGAGGCCATCGGCGTCCGCGACGCCTACGAACCGCGCGAGACGGGCGCGGGCGACGTCGTCGTCCACGACTCCGAGGGGGCGAAGCGACTCGACGGAACGCCGGTTGAGAGTGAGGAGCGCACCTGA
- a CDS encoding TRAM domain-containing protein, protein MEISDELLCLFSADIRDEGDQYTIEIPKREIETGSIDPGSVYRVALIERHDVSTDTDASPPTTTPTDGPQPPVERGEIRYVEIEDLGKQGDGIARVERGYVIIVPDTEVGERVKIEVSEVKSNFAVGEVLDEEL, encoded by the coding sequence GTGGAAATCTCCGACGAACTCCTCTGTCTGTTCAGCGCCGACATCCGCGACGAGGGTGACCAGTACACCATCGAGATCCCGAAGCGCGAGATAGAAACCGGCTCGATCGACCCCGGTTCTGTGTACCGCGTCGCTCTGATCGAACGCCACGACGTGTCCACCGACACCGACGCGTCGCCGCCGACGACCACGCCGACCGACGGGCCGCAGCCCCCGGTCGAGCGAGGTGAGATCCGATACGTCGAGATCGAAGACCTCGGCAAACAGGGCGACGGTATCGCCCGCGTCGAACGTGGCTACGTGATCATCGTCCCCGACACCGAGGTCGGCGAACGCGTGAAAATCGAAGTCAGCGAGGTGAAATCGAACTTCGCCGTCGGCGAAGTCCTCGACGAGGAACTCTGA